In a single window of the Mustela nigripes isolate SB6536 chromosome 17, MUSNIG.SB6536, whole genome shotgun sequence genome:
- the LOC132005122 gene encoding zinc finger protein 324A-like isoform X1: MATAALTDPAQGLMAFEDVAVYFSQEEWELLDAAQKALYCHVMLENFALVASLGLSASRPRVVIQLERGEEPWVLSGTVVTPVRNAPRKPSPGSRHLAYDRVVPAEAELPGSFHDGSPSASTRVLPFTGICEHGKSLEGWQGTSPSQEKKPTGVSVIYWEQLLLGPGSGEASVSLRLTSPLRPAEDCPPKEKALVTRPMPGKQLRACGREASRRGFSKIPEFEAGLTSGEGGKSPAGHKSHGHPAAQEPPAWDQLGKALHMGPGLLPGEKPFECRACNKVFVKSSDLLKHLRTHTGERPYECAQCGKAFSQTSHLTQHQRIHSGETPYACPACGKAFRHSSSLVRHQRIHTAEKSFRCGECGKAFSHGSNLSQHRKIHAGGRPYACAQCGRRFCRNSHLIQHERTHTGEKPYTCALCGAAFSQGSSLFKHQRVHTGEKPFACAQCGRAFSHSSNLTQHQLLHTGERPFRCGDCGKAFAKGAVLLSHRRIHTGEKPFVCSHCGRAFRERPALFHHQRIHTGEKPVRRPRHGAGLCPQARPSSVASSEGSLGREAGPTPASRLATVSKPAEA, encoded by the exons ATGGCGACCGCGGCGCTGACAGACCCGGCGCAG GGCCTGATGGCCTTTGAGGATGTGGCCGTGTACTTCTCCCAGGAGGAGTGGGAGCTCCTGGATGCAGCCCAGAAGGCCTTGTACTGCCACGTGATGCTAGAGAACTTCGCACTTGTGGCCTCACTGG GACTCTCTGCCTCACGACCACGGGTGGTCATTCAGCTTGAGCGTGGCGAGGAGCCCTGGGTTCTCAGTGGGACAGTTGTGACACCAGTCAGGAATGCTCCTAGGAAGCCCAGCCCTG GTTCCCGTCATCTGGCATACGACAGGGTTGTTCCAGCAGAAGCAGAGCTGCCAGGGTCCTTCCATGATGGCTCCCCTTCAGCATCTACAAGGGTCCTCCCCTTCACTGGCATCTGTGAGCACGGGAAGAGCCTGGAGGGCTGGCAGGGCACTTCCCCCTCTCAGGAGAAAAAACCCACAGGGGTGTCTGTAATCTATTGGGAACAGCTCCTGCTAGGTCCTGGCAGTGGGGAGGCCAGTGTCAGTCTGCGCCTGACCTCCCCACTGAGGCCAGCTGAGGACTGCCCACCTAAGGAGAAGGCCCTTGTGACCCGCCCCATGCCAGGCAAGCAGCTAAGGGCATGTGGGCGGGAGGCATCTCGGAGAGGTTTCTCCAAAATTCCAGAATTTGAGGCTGGTCTCAcctctggggaaggaggaaagagtcCCGCTGGCCACAAGTCTCATGGACACCCTgctgcccaggagcccccagcctgGGATCAGCTGGGCAAGGCCCTCCACATGggccctggcctcctccctggGGAGAAGCCTTTCGAATGCAGGGCGTGCAACAAGGTGTTCGTGAAGAGCTCCGACCTGCTCAAGCACCTGCGCACGCACACCGGTGAGCGGCCCTACGAGTGTGCGCAGTGCGGCAAGGCCTTCAGCCAGACCTCACACCTGACGCAGCACCAGCGCATCCACAGTGGGGAGACGCCATATGCGTGCCCGGCCTGCGGCAAGGCCTTCCGGCACAGCTCCTCGCTGGTGAGGCACCAGCGCATACACACCGCCGAGAAGTCTTTTCGCTGCGGCGAGTGTGGCAAGGCCTTCAGCCATGGCTCCAACCTCAGCCAGCACCGCAAGATCCACGCAGGTGGGCGGCCGTACGCATGCGCCCAGTGTGGCCGCCGTTTCTGCCGCAACTCACACCTGATTCAGCATGAGCGCACGCACACGGGGGAGAAGCCTTACACCTGTGCCCTTTGTGGGGCCGCCTTCAGCCAGGGTTCTTCTCTCTTCAAGCACCAGCGTGTGCACACGGGCGAGAAGCCCTTCGCCTGTGCACAGTGCGGCCGCGCCTTCAGTCATAGCTCTAACCTCACGCAGCATCAGCTGCTGCACACGGGCGAGCGGCCCTTCCGCTGCGGGGACTGCGGGAAGGCTTTCGCCAAGGGCGCAGTGTTGCTCAGCCACCGACGCATCCACACGGGCGAGAAGCCCTTCGTGTGCTCGCACTGTGGCCGCGCCTTCCGCGAACGCCCGGCCCTCTTCCACCACCAGAGGatccacacaggagagaaacctgtGCGAAGACCCCGGCATGGGGCAGGCCTCTGCCCTCAGGCCAGGCCTTCTTCGGTGGCCTCATCAGAGGGCTCACTGGGGAGGGAAGCGGGGCCTACTCCTGCCTCCCGTCTAGCCACAGTCTCAAAGCCTGCTGAAGCCTGA
- the LOC132005122 gene encoding zinc finger protein 324A-like isoform X2, whose amino-acid sequence MCNDSEGLMAFEDVAVYFSQEEWELLDAAQKALYCHVMLENFALVASLGLSASRPRVVIQLERGEEPWVLSGTVVTPVRNAPRKPSPGSRHLAYDRVVPAEAELPGSFHDGSPSASTRVLPFTGICEHGKSLEGWQGTSPSQEKKPTGVSVIYWEQLLLGPGSGEASVSLRLTSPLRPAEDCPPKEKALVTRPMPGKQLRACGREASRRGFSKIPEFEAGLTSGEGGKSPAGHKSHGHPAAQEPPAWDQLGKALHMGPGLLPGEKPFECRACNKVFVKSSDLLKHLRTHTGERPYECAQCGKAFSQTSHLTQHQRIHSGETPYACPACGKAFRHSSSLVRHQRIHTAEKSFRCGECGKAFSHGSNLSQHRKIHAGGRPYACAQCGRRFCRNSHLIQHERTHTGEKPYTCALCGAAFSQGSSLFKHQRVHTGEKPFACAQCGRAFSHSSNLTQHQLLHTGERPFRCGDCGKAFAKGAVLLSHRRIHTGEKPFVCSHCGRAFRERPALFHHQRIHTGEKPVRRPRHGAGLCPQARPSSVASSEGSLGREAGPTPASRLATVSKPAEA is encoded by the exons GGCCTGATGGCCTTTGAGGATGTGGCCGTGTACTTCTCCCAGGAGGAGTGGGAGCTCCTGGATGCAGCCCAGAAGGCCTTGTACTGCCACGTGATGCTAGAGAACTTCGCACTTGTGGCCTCACTGG GACTCTCTGCCTCACGACCACGGGTGGTCATTCAGCTTGAGCGTGGCGAGGAGCCCTGGGTTCTCAGTGGGACAGTTGTGACACCAGTCAGGAATGCTCCTAGGAAGCCCAGCCCTG GTTCCCGTCATCTGGCATACGACAGGGTTGTTCCAGCAGAAGCAGAGCTGCCAGGGTCCTTCCATGATGGCTCCCCTTCAGCATCTACAAGGGTCCTCCCCTTCACTGGCATCTGTGAGCACGGGAAGAGCCTGGAGGGCTGGCAGGGCACTTCCCCCTCTCAGGAGAAAAAACCCACAGGGGTGTCTGTAATCTATTGGGAACAGCTCCTGCTAGGTCCTGGCAGTGGGGAGGCCAGTGTCAGTCTGCGCCTGACCTCCCCACTGAGGCCAGCTGAGGACTGCCCACCTAAGGAGAAGGCCCTTGTGACCCGCCCCATGCCAGGCAAGCAGCTAAGGGCATGTGGGCGGGAGGCATCTCGGAGAGGTTTCTCCAAAATTCCAGAATTTGAGGCTGGTCTCAcctctggggaaggaggaaagagtcCCGCTGGCCACAAGTCTCATGGACACCCTgctgcccaggagcccccagcctgGGATCAGCTGGGCAAGGCCCTCCACATGggccctggcctcctccctggGGAGAAGCCTTTCGAATGCAGGGCGTGCAACAAGGTGTTCGTGAAGAGCTCCGACCTGCTCAAGCACCTGCGCACGCACACCGGTGAGCGGCCCTACGAGTGTGCGCAGTGCGGCAAGGCCTTCAGCCAGACCTCACACCTGACGCAGCACCAGCGCATCCACAGTGGGGAGACGCCATATGCGTGCCCGGCCTGCGGCAAGGCCTTCCGGCACAGCTCCTCGCTGGTGAGGCACCAGCGCATACACACCGCCGAGAAGTCTTTTCGCTGCGGCGAGTGTGGCAAGGCCTTCAGCCATGGCTCCAACCTCAGCCAGCACCGCAAGATCCACGCAGGTGGGCGGCCGTACGCATGCGCCCAGTGTGGCCGCCGTTTCTGCCGCAACTCACACCTGATTCAGCATGAGCGCACGCACACGGGGGAGAAGCCTTACACCTGTGCCCTTTGTGGGGCCGCCTTCAGCCAGGGTTCTTCTCTCTTCAAGCACCAGCGTGTGCACACGGGCGAGAAGCCCTTCGCCTGTGCACAGTGCGGCCGCGCCTTCAGTCATAGCTCTAACCTCACGCAGCATCAGCTGCTGCACACGGGCGAGCGGCCCTTCCGCTGCGGGGACTGCGGGAAGGCTTTCGCCAAGGGCGCAGTGTTGCTCAGCCACCGACGCATCCACACGGGCGAGAAGCCCTTCGTGTGCTCGCACTGTGGCCGCGCCTTCCGCGAACGCCCGGCCCTCTTCCACCACCAGAGGatccacacaggagagaaacctgtGCGAAGACCCCGGCATGGGGCAGGCCTCTGCCCTCAGGCCAGGCCTTCTTCGGTGGCCTCATCAGAGGGCTCACTGGGGAGGGAAGCGGGGCCTACTCCTGCCTCCCGTCTAGCCACAGTCTCAAAGCCTGCTGAAGCCTGA
- the LOC132005147 gene encoding serine/arginine repetitive matrix protein 1-like — MARVARSKRMTITTKQSYEVRGVLSGHCVPAVKRVWDELKPLGGPVRPARPGLTPPENGPQKGGVRKGPAGGGGTPFRVGGRARAEVGDGARGARREVSGRSEVRAARHRRVPRRCKEPRPSRPRRGSPPPRRRRQKAASVERLRPPPLRVAMATPPWPTTRLLGRSCPPPLRTTFPVRLSKRERARPPPADAHCQRPLTTEKSSVPLREMRRVADCGGPLPALAAALPLRPRPGLTNCRDGRQRPERRWVLPGGRK, encoded by the exons ATGGCTCGCGTCGCCCGAAGCAAGCGTATGACAATCACAACAAAGCAAAGCTACGAGGTGCGTGGGGTCCTCAGTGGACACTGTGTCCCGGCCGTCAAGAGGGTCTGGGATGAACTAAAGCCACTTGGGGGGCCCGTAAGACCAGCTAGACCAGGTCTGACCCCCCCGGAGAACGGCCCCCAAAAGGGAGGGGTAAGAAAAGGTCCTGCCGGAGGAGGGGGAACGCCGTTCCGGGTGGGAGGAAGGGCCCGGGCCGAGGTGGGAGATGGGGCGCGCGGGGCGCGTCGGGAGGTAAGCGGGCGCTCGGAAGTGCGGGCAGCGCGGCACCGCCGCGTCCCCCGGAGATGCAAAGAGCCGCGGCCCTCCAGGCCCCGTCGGGGCTCACCTCCGCCGCGGCGCCGGCGCCAGAAAGCAGCCTCTGTGGAGAGGCTCCGCCCACCGCCCCTGCGCGTTGCCATGGCGACCCCGCCCTGGCCAACCACGCGCCTGCTCGGCAggtcctgccctccccccctTCGGACTACGTTTCCCGTGAGACTCAGCAAGCGAGAACGGGCGCGGCCTCCGCCAGCGGATGCTCATTGCCAAAGGCCTCTCACAACTGAGAAGagctctgttcctctcagagaaATGCGAAGAGTCGCAGACTGTGGGGGCCCCCTTCCCGCTCTGGCGGCCGCTCTTCCTTTGCGTCCGCGCCCTGGACTCACCAACTGCCGCGACGGACG GCAACGGCCAGAGCGTCGCTGGGTCCTCCCCGGAGGCCGGAAGTGA
- the ZNF446 gene encoding zinc finger protein 446 isoform X4, with protein sequence MPSPLGPPRLPSVDAVAILEEPEAARLRFRGFCYQEVAGPREALARLRELCRQWLRPEACSKEQMLELLVLEQFLSTLPPEIQAWVRGQRPGSPEEAVALVEGLQHNPGQLLGWITARVLKQVVFPAAQKTEESLGRSHPSGTVELLGATSREGSQDTQMERSAQLSCRVKEEPDADGQEMASSSPPVPAQCHEGHPGHREPASASFHPPRIQQEYQPPSRRHRWSWSLGHCVRGQRVEEASTREMKVRATARVHPSAQRPSHPRARDLSPGRARLGPLCLPGQCWEQGWRPVPCEGSLIPVSCVAEALTGNQSSSSTTGPMRKGRVHRPWASGVLRNCLWVPGSWTHPGPPGACSQALGAMCVRTVGAASAGSHSWSSTARATWVSGATSVGIAAVALIGSPNWSSIGRATDPKPHEGPEKVSSSCGLGSFQGLDTVPGTLVPAFPGAAQPL encoded by the exons ATGCCATCCCCACTGGGTCCCCCACGCCTGCCCTCTGTGGACGCTGTGGCCATCCTGGAGGAGCCTGAGGCAGCACGCCTGCGCTTCCGAGGATTCTGCTACCAGGAGGTGGCAGGTCCCCGTGAGGCCCTGGCCCGGCTTCGAGAGCTGTGCCGCCAGTGGCTGCGGCCGGAGGCATGCTCCAAGGAGCAGATGCTGGAGCTGCTGGTGCTGGAGCAGTTTCTGAGCACACTGCCCCCCGAGATCCAGGCCTGGGTGCGGGGCCAGCGACCAGGCAGCCCTGAGGAGGCTGTAGCCCTGGTGGAGGGCCTGCAGCATAACCCTGGGCAGCTACTGGGTTGG ATCACAGCCCGTGTCCTGAAGCAAGTGGTGTTCCCAGCAGCACAGAAGACAGAGGAGTCCCTGGGGAGATCCCACCCTTCAGGGACAGTGGAACTTCTCGGGGCCACCTCTCGGGAGGGATCCCAGGACACCCAGATGGAGAGGTCTGCCCAGCTTAGCTGCCGTGTGAAGGAGGAGCCAGATGCTGATGGGCAGGAGATGG CATCTTCCAGTCCCCCAGTTCCAGCCCAGTGCCACGAGGGGCACCCTGGACACCGGGAACCAGCTTCCGCGTCCTTCCACCCCCCCAGGATTCAG CAGGAATACCAGCCCCCCAGCCGGAGGCACAGGTGGAGTTGGAGCCTGGGGCACTGCGTACGGGGACAGAGGGTCGAAGAAGCCTCCACCCGG gagATGAAAGTGAGAGCCACTGCGAGGGTCCACCCCAGTGCCCAGAGGCCCAGCCACCCCAGGGCCCGGGATCTGTCACCTGGGAGGGCCCGTCTGGGGCCTCTGTGTCTGCCAGGGCAATGCTGGGAACAGGGCTGGAGGCCGGTGCCCTGCGAAGGAAGCCTTATACCTGTGAGCTGTGTGGCCGAGGCTTTGACTGGAAATCAGTCTTCGTCATCCACCACCGGACCCATGCGGAAGGGCAGGGTCCACAGGCCCTGGGCATCGGGGGTGCTCAGAAACTGCCTCTGGGTTCCCGGGAGCTGGACACACCCCGGCCCCCCCGGCGCATGCTCCCAGGCCCTCGGAGCTATGTGTGTGAGGACTGTGGGCGCAGCTTCAGCTGGAAGTCACAGCTGGTCATCCACCGCAAGGGCCACGTGGGTCAGCGGCGCCACCTCTGTGGGGATTGCGGCCGTGGCTTTGATTGGAAGTCCCAACTGGTCATCCATAGGAAGAGCCACCGACCCGAAGCCCCATGAAGGGCCCGAGAAGGTGTCCTCATCCTGCGGGCTTGGGAGCTTCCAGGGCCTGGACACAGTTCCCGGCACTCTGGTTCCAGCCTTCCCCGGGGCTGCTCAGCCTCTATGA
- the ZNF446 gene encoding zinc finger protein 446 isoform X2 gives MPSPLGPPRLPSVDAVAILEEPEAARLRFRGFCYQEVAGPREALARLRELCRQWLRPEACSKEQMLELLVLEQFLSTLPPEIQAWVRGQRPGSPEEAVALVEGLQHNPGQLLGWITARVLKQVVFPAAQKTEESLGRSHPSGTVELLGATSREGSQDTQMERSAQLSCRVKEEPDADGQEMASSSPPVPAQCHEGHPGHREPASASFHPPRIQEEWGLLDPSQKELYWDAMLEKYGTVVSLAGIPAPQPEAQVELEPGALRTGTEGRRSLHPGDESESHCEGPPQCPEAQPPQGPGSVTWEGPSGASVSARAMLGTGLEAGALRRKPYTCELCGRGFDWKSVFVIHHRTHAEGQGPQALGIGGAQKLPLGSRELDTPRPPRRMLPGPRSYVCEDCGRSFSWKSQLVIHRKGHVGQRRHLCGDCGRGFDWKSQLVIHRKSHRPEAP, from the exons ATGCCATCCCCACTGGGTCCCCCACGCCTGCCCTCTGTGGACGCTGTGGCCATCCTGGAGGAGCCTGAGGCAGCACGCCTGCGCTTCCGAGGATTCTGCTACCAGGAGGTGGCAGGTCCCCGTGAGGCCCTGGCCCGGCTTCGAGAGCTGTGCCGCCAGTGGCTGCGGCCGGAGGCATGCTCCAAGGAGCAGATGCTGGAGCTGCTGGTGCTGGAGCAGTTTCTGAGCACACTGCCCCCCGAGATCCAGGCCTGGGTGCGGGGCCAGCGACCAGGCAGCCCTGAGGAGGCTGTAGCCCTGGTGGAGGGCCTGCAGCATAACCCTGGGCAGCTACTGGGTTGG ATCACAGCCCGTGTCCTGAAGCAAGTGGTGTTCCCAGCAGCACAGAAGACAGAGGAGTCCCTGGGGAGATCCCACCCTTCAGGGACAGTGGAACTTCTCGGGGCCACCTCTCGGGAGGGATCCCAGGACACCCAGATGGAGAGGTCTGCCCAGCTTAGCTGCCGTGTGAAGGAGGAGCCAGATGCTGATGGGCAGGAGATGG CATCTTCCAGTCCCCCAGTTCCAGCCCAGTGCCACGAGGGGCACCCTGGACACCGGGAACCAGCTTCCGCGTCCTTCCACCCCCCCAGGATTCAG GAGGAGTGGGGGCTACTGGACCCGTCACAGAAGGAACTGTACTGGGACGCAATGCTGGAGAAGTATGGCACGGTGGTCTCCCTGG CAGGAATACCAGCCCCCCAGCCGGAGGCACAGGTGGAGTTGGAGCCTGGGGCACTGCGTACGGGGACAGAGGGTCGAAGAAGCCTCCACCCGG gagATGAAAGTGAGAGCCACTGCGAGGGTCCACCCCAGTGCCCAGAGGCCCAGCCACCCCAGGGCCCGGGATCTGTCACCTGGGAGGGCCCGTCTGGGGCCTCTGTGTCTGCCAGGGCAATGCTGGGAACAGGGCTGGAGGCCGGTGCCCTGCGAAGGAAGCCTTATACCTGTGAGCTGTGTGGCCGAGGCTTTGACTGGAAATCAGTCTTCGTCATCCACCACCGGACCCATGCGGAAGGGCAGGGTCCACAGGCCCTGGGCATCGGGGGTGCTCAGAAACTGCCTCTGGGTTCCCGGGAGCTGGACACACCCCGGCCCCCCCGGCGCATGCTCCCAGGCCCTCGGAGCTATGTGTGTGAGGACTGTGGGCGCAGCTTCAGCTGGAAGTCACAGCTGGTCATCCACCGCAAGGGCCACGTGGGTCAGCGGCGCCACCTCTGTGGGGATTGCGGCCGTGGCTTTGATTGGAAGTCCCAACTGGTCATCCATAGGAAGAGCCACCGACCCGAAGCCCCATGA
- the ZNF446 gene encoding zinc finger protein 446 isoform X3, with amino-acid sequence MPSPLGPPRLPSVDAVAILEEPEAARLRFRGFCYQEVAGPREALARLRELCRQWLRPEACSKEQMLELLVLEQFLSTLPPEIQAWVRGQRPGSPEEAVALVEGLQHNPGQLLGWITARVLKQVVFPAAQKTEESLGRSHPSGTVELLGATSREGSQDTQMERSAQLSCRVKEEPDADGQEMASSSPPVPAQCHEGHPGHREPASASFHPPRIQEEWGLLDPSQKELYWDAMLEKYGTVVSLGIPAPQPEAQVELEPGALRTGTEGRRSLHPGDESESHCEGPPQCPEAQPPQGPGSVTWEGPSGASVSARAMLGTGLEAGALRRKPYTCELCGRGFDWKSVFVIHHRTHAEGQGPQALGIGGAQKLPLGSRELDTPRPPRRMLPGPRSYVCEDCGRSFSWKSQLVIHRKGHVGQRRHLCGDCGRGFDWKSQLVIHRKSHRPEAP; translated from the exons ATGCCATCCCCACTGGGTCCCCCACGCCTGCCCTCTGTGGACGCTGTGGCCATCCTGGAGGAGCCTGAGGCAGCACGCCTGCGCTTCCGAGGATTCTGCTACCAGGAGGTGGCAGGTCCCCGTGAGGCCCTGGCCCGGCTTCGAGAGCTGTGCCGCCAGTGGCTGCGGCCGGAGGCATGCTCCAAGGAGCAGATGCTGGAGCTGCTGGTGCTGGAGCAGTTTCTGAGCACACTGCCCCCCGAGATCCAGGCCTGGGTGCGGGGCCAGCGACCAGGCAGCCCTGAGGAGGCTGTAGCCCTGGTGGAGGGCCTGCAGCATAACCCTGGGCAGCTACTGGGTTGG ATCACAGCCCGTGTCCTGAAGCAAGTGGTGTTCCCAGCAGCACAGAAGACAGAGGAGTCCCTGGGGAGATCCCACCCTTCAGGGACAGTGGAACTTCTCGGGGCCACCTCTCGGGAGGGATCCCAGGACACCCAGATGGAGAGGTCTGCCCAGCTTAGCTGCCGTGTGAAGGAGGAGCCAGATGCTGATGGGCAGGAGATGG CATCTTCCAGTCCCCCAGTTCCAGCCCAGTGCCACGAGGGGCACCCTGGACACCGGGAACCAGCTTCCGCGTCCTTCCACCCCCCCAGGATTCAG GAGGAGTGGGGGCTACTGGACCCGTCACAGAAGGAACTGTACTGGGACGCAATGCTGGAGAAGTATGGCACGGTGGTCTCCCTGG GAATACCAGCCCCCCAGCCGGAGGCACAGGTGGAGTTGGAGCCTGGGGCACTGCGTACGGGGACAGAGGGTCGAAGAAGCCTCCACCCGG gagATGAAAGTGAGAGCCACTGCGAGGGTCCACCCCAGTGCCCAGAGGCCCAGCCACCCCAGGGCCCGGGATCTGTCACCTGGGAGGGCCCGTCTGGGGCCTCTGTGTCTGCCAGGGCAATGCTGGGAACAGGGCTGGAGGCCGGTGCCCTGCGAAGGAAGCCTTATACCTGTGAGCTGTGTGGCCGAGGCTTTGACTGGAAATCAGTCTTCGTCATCCACCACCGGACCCATGCGGAAGGGCAGGGTCCACAGGCCCTGGGCATCGGGGGTGCTCAGAAACTGCCTCTGGGTTCCCGGGAGCTGGACACACCCCGGCCCCCCCGGCGCATGCTCCCAGGCCCTCGGAGCTATGTGTGTGAGGACTGTGGGCGCAGCTTCAGCTGGAAGTCACAGCTGGTCATCCACCGCAAGGGCCACGTGGGTCAGCGGCGCCACCTCTGTGGGGATTGCGGCCGTGGCTTTGATTGGAAGTCCCAACTGGTCATCCATAGGAAGAGCCACCGACCCGAAGCCCCATGA
- the ZNF446 gene encoding zinc finger protein 446 isoform X1 has protein sequence MPSPLGPPRLPSVDAVAILEEPEAARLRFRGFCYQEVAGPREALARLRELCRQWLRPEACSKEQMLELLVLEQFLSTLPPEIQAWVRGQRPGSPEEAVALVEGLQHNPGQLLGWITARVLKQVVFPAAQKTEESLGRSHPSGTVELLGATSREGSQDTQMERSAQLSCRVKEEPDADGQEMASSSPPVPAQCHEGHPGHREPASASFHPPRIQEYQPPSRRHRWSWSLGHCVRGQRVEEASTREMKVRATARVHPSAQRPSHPRARDLSPGRARLGPLCLPGQCWEQGWRPVPCEGSLIPVSCVAEALTGNQSSSSTTGPMRKGRVHRPWASGVLRNCLWVPGSWTHPGPPGACSQALGAMCVRTVGAASAGSHSWSSTARATWVSGATSVGIAAVALIGSPNWSSIGRATDPKPHEGPEKVSSSCGLGSFQGLDTVPGTLVPAFPGAAQPL, from the exons ATGCCATCCCCACTGGGTCCCCCACGCCTGCCCTCTGTGGACGCTGTGGCCATCCTGGAGGAGCCTGAGGCAGCACGCCTGCGCTTCCGAGGATTCTGCTACCAGGAGGTGGCAGGTCCCCGTGAGGCCCTGGCCCGGCTTCGAGAGCTGTGCCGCCAGTGGCTGCGGCCGGAGGCATGCTCCAAGGAGCAGATGCTGGAGCTGCTGGTGCTGGAGCAGTTTCTGAGCACACTGCCCCCCGAGATCCAGGCCTGGGTGCGGGGCCAGCGACCAGGCAGCCCTGAGGAGGCTGTAGCCCTGGTGGAGGGCCTGCAGCATAACCCTGGGCAGCTACTGGGTTGG ATCACAGCCCGTGTCCTGAAGCAAGTGGTGTTCCCAGCAGCACAGAAGACAGAGGAGTCCCTGGGGAGATCCCACCCTTCAGGGACAGTGGAACTTCTCGGGGCCACCTCTCGGGAGGGATCCCAGGACACCCAGATGGAGAGGTCTGCCCAGCTTAGCTGCCGTGTGAAGGAGGAGCCAGATGCTGATGGGCAGGAGATGG CATCTTCCAGTCCCCCAGTTCCAGCCCAGTGCCACGAGGGGCACCCTGGACACCGGGAACCAGCTTCCGCGTCCTTCCACCCCCCCAGGATTCAG GAATACCAGCCCCCCAGCCGGAGGCACAGGTGGAGTTGGAGCCTGGGGCACTGCGTACGGGGACAGAGGGTCGAAGAAGCCTCCACCCGG gagATGAAAGTGAGAGCCACTGCGAGGGTCCACCCCAGTGCCCAGAGGCCCAGCCACCCCAGGGCCCGGGATCTGTCACCTGGGAGGGCCCGTCTGGGGCCTCTGTGTCTGCCAGGGCAATGCTGGGAACAGGGCTGGAGGCCGGTGCCCTGCGAAGGAAGCCTTATACCTGTGAGCTGTGTGGCCGAGGCTTTGACTGGAAATCAGTCTTCGTCATCCACCACCGGACCCATGCGGAAGGGCAGGGTCCACAGGCCCTGGGCATCGGGGGTGCTCAGAAACTGCCTCTGGGTTCCCGGGAGCTGGACACACCCCGGCCCCCCCGGCGCATGCTCCCAGGCCCTCGGAGCTATGTGTGTGAGGACTGTGGGCGCAGCTTCAGCTGGAAGTCACAGCTGGTCATCCACCGCAAGGGCCACGTGGGTCAGCGGCGCCACCTCTGTGGGGATTGCGGCCGTGGCTTTGATTGGAAGTCCCAACTGGTCATCCATAGGAAGAGCCACCGACCCGAAGCCCCATGAAGGGCCCGAGAAGGTGTCCTCATCCTGCGGGCTTGGGAGCTTCCAGGGCCTGGACACAGTTCCCGGCACTCTGGTTCCAGCCTTCCCCGGGGCTGCTCAGCCTCTATGA